CTGAGGCCTGGAGCCTCTGTCtttcctgccctcctcccctgcaGAGAaccacagggaggcagaggccctGGGGGTCGGCCACCCCACCACTGAGTCACCGTGACACAGGCAGGGGGCTCGCTGGACACCTCCCCTGCGACCTCCCAGGCCCGGCCAGCTCTGACTACAGCGGCCCCAATCTTGCCTCCTGTAAACACACTGTCTGTTCTGAGCACAGCAGGCAAAGTGCCCCTGGAAGGAGGGAGTCAGGCCTGGCCCGCCTCAGTGGAGATCCCCAGAGGGTTCTGAGTTCCAGCCTGGGAccgcccctcccacctccccgaCCTTCTCAGCCCTGGGGCCTCTCAGCTGCTGCCGCCCGCTCCCCTACCCCGTCCTGGGCTCAGGTCCAGCTGATGGTCTGCCCCAAAATGCCCCCAGTCCCCTCTACCCCCACCCTTGTCCTCAGGACACGGCCGCCCCTAGATGTCCCCCACTCCGTCCCCTGTGTCCTCCCAGCCCTTCTCCCACGGCGCTTTGACTTTCAGGAGTCGCACAGCACCCCGAGACATTGCTTGATGAGGAGGAAGACAAGGAAGGTGTGTTCTCAGTTTCACCCACTGACAAGTCAAGCTCCCGGTGCAGCGGCCAGAGCAGCGCCTGGCTCCGAGCAGACCCGCAGTGCACGTCCTGGGTGGGGACGCCCTCCTCGAGGGAGGGGCGCGTGTCGGAGGAAGCGCTCAGCTCCAGCACCCGAGGCTGCTTGCGCCTTCGGGACACGCTTCATGGAAGACCCCTCCCGGACAGGACGGCAAGTCTCCACGCCGACCTGAGAGTGTCCAGCAGCCCCGCCTCCTGCTGGGAGCACCGGCCACCTACCCAGCAGCACCCACAGGCTGGTGACCTCGTCATCCTCAAAGCGCACGTAAAGGATGAGGTTGCTGTAATCGGTGCTGACGAAGCGGACGTGCATGCTGCTCCCCTCAACTGCGGAGACCCCGGGCCGGGTGATGCGTGATGCCCctcccctctgtctcccagatccCGGACCCCCCATGCCCTGTGGACAATGCAGGCCGCCAAGAGGGCGCACAGGCTCCTTCCAGCACCCGGCCGTCTCCCAAAGCCGACAGCCACTCCTGAGTGTCGTGGCCAGGACCGGGCGTCCCAGCGTCCCTTGCTCGCCCCTCCCCACTCAGAGCCCAGCCCGGATCCCAGACAGGGGCACTCACAGGAGCCTTGATACTGGCCTTGCAGCTGGGTGGGATGCACGGTGATGCTTTCTTCTTGACATGCCCCTTCTCCcctgggaggagagaagggaaccAGGGCCTGGTCAGCCCCCAACTATGTCCTGTTGACCTGTCCCAGGACGGGGTAACCTCTCAAGGCTCTCCACCAGGGGACACTGGGGCTGCCACCAGCTGGGAGCCCTGCCGTCCTCCCCAGGGATCAGCTCCCCAGGCTCAGGGGCAGCCTTGTACTGCACAGGCACCAGGGTTGTGCGGCCTGGAGGAGGCGATGCCCGTGGTGCTGGGATGGGGCAGGAGTCAGGAAGCGGGAGCCTCCCCATTTCCGGGATGACGCCAAACTTACCAGAATGGACTGGTCCCAGTCTGGTCTTTGTTCTGAGCTGCAGGCCTTGGGGGCTGGGACCCTGACTGTCCTGCCTGTCCCTACTTGCTCTGGCTCTGTGCATAGACAGAGCCCACTCACCCCCAGGCCCCTGGCTCCAGGGGGTTCGGTTTCTCATTTGGGGTGGGTGCCCAGCAACCCCTGGGATTCTGCAGGCCGCCGCGAGGCATGTCTGTGACTGAGCATGACAGACCCTGCCACCACCCTGAAGGCGGTTAGGTTGTGGTTCTAACCGCCTTCAGGGCTATGGGTGCAGGCGGAATCACAGGAGCTTGTTGCGGGCGTCACTGGCTCAGCGTAGCTTGTCCCAGGGTGGATTCTCTTTTGCTGACAGGGCAGCTGTCCTCAGGATCCCCTGGCTTACATGGGGGTGAAAGGAGCATGGGCCGGGGTGGCTGTGGTCCTTGGGAGGGGGTTATTGGGAATTAGCAGGCAACTTTCAAACACCGGAGATCACACATTTAAAACACCAGCCTCGGGCTTCCTTCACAGCTGGAACATAGGCCCGTGGCCCAGTGGGCCAGTCTGCTGGGACTGGGCGTGGCCTCCGGGGCCGGGCTGTGTGTTTCCTGCGCCCGCCTCTGGCAGCTTCCAAGCTTACCCCTCTCAGAGCAGGGTCTTGGGcctcagctgggtgtgatgtgTCCCTCTGGCTGTGAACACTGGCACTGTTCCTTGGGGCTCCCTGGGTCTGAGAATAAGCGCCTGAGAGGGGTGGCAGGAGCCATGCTTACTTCCAGAACAGCACGAAGTCCACGTCCCCACTGTCACTGGTCCGGATGGAGTGCAGGGCGAGCCTCAGGGGGTCGGATGGGGAGACCAGTTCTGCGCGGCTGGCTGCCAGCTGCAGGGTGAGCCAGCGCCCCTCCACCTGCAGGGGTGAGGGCCGGGCGGGGGAGAGGCTGACCAGTGCCCGGCTATGTGGCACCCCCTCCACCTGCAGGGGcatgggctggggcaggggaggtcAGCTAGTGCCTGGCTGTGTGGCACTGGCAGGCCCCTCTCTGGGCTCTCAGGCCCCAGCTTTGGCACTGAGCATTGATCAGCGGGTAGCCCTGCCCCTCCCGGGGGCTGCGCTGGCATATGTTCCCCCTTTCCAGTCTATATTGGCAAATGCCCATCTCTGGGTCCAGGTGGAGGCTGAGCTGTGCTTCCTTCCTGGGAAGAGTCACCTCCAGTCCCCCTCTCTCTGGTCTCTGCCCAATCCACTTCCCATTTCCCTcagccccacacccccacccctgcctggtCCAAGCTCTGTTCCCCTGgtcagggaggggagaagggagggtcTGGTGCGGTGCCAGGTGTCCCTTTATCTCTGAACTCCCCTCAGCAGCACCAGGACCCCAGGGGCTGCATGGGGAGGAGGAACTGGGACCTTCCCTGTGCCCGGGGCTGGCTTCTTCGTGTTCCCCAGGATGAGCCCCTCTCCTGCTCCCCAGGACcctgctgcctgcctctgcccagcATCTGAGCACTCTGTTCCTCCAGCCTCCACCCTGCAGCCTTCTGCTGAAACTGCTGTTGAGCCCCGGCTTCCACAGCCCGGAGAGAGCGATGGGCCCGCGGTTCATCAGCGGCTGATGGCGCCAGGACGACAGAGCCTCCTCCCGCCTGGGGTGGCCCCAGGCCCAGGTGCAGCTCACCCTCCAGAGCTCCTGCAGGGTCAGGCAGGGCCCTTACCCCACACCCCCTGCACCTCCTCAGCGTTCCAGGTCTAAGCCTGGGGGCTGGACCCATGACACTTACCTTGTGCACATCAAAGCCCCGCTGTACCGGCACTTCTTCCAGAGCCTTCTGGGCACCTGCTAGGCCCAGGCCGAGggccagcagcaggagcagcgCTGTCTCCAGAGCCATGGCTCGGGGGAAGCAAGAGCACCCAAAGCCAGCTCCCTCCCCTGTCCTGCTGGGGCCCGCCCCACCGTCCCACCCGCCACCTAAAAGTTCCGCAATCGTACCCCAGGAATGATGCCACCTCCCTGCCGCCTCCCTGACGCCTGGTGTCTAAAGTGATGCAAAGATGTGGTTTGGGCCGGGTGTGGGGTGGCTGTTGGGGTGGTTTAACCGGAGTCTGGGATTAGGCCTGTggctggaggctgagggaagggcaggggaggatGTGGGCTCCCTTGGGCCACAGCCCCTCctctccaggcccccagcccctcctccccagggcccccagtccctcctcctcaggcccccagctcctccttcccaggccccccagcccctcctccccaggcccccagcccctcttcCCCAGGCcccccagtccctcctccccaggcccccagccccttctccccaggctcccagcccctcctccccagtccctcctccccagtccctcctccccaggccccagcctcCAGCGTGTTTGCCCACCGGCTGCTGGAGCCACAAATACCAGGAGCCCTCACACGCCTTCACTTTTGCTCGTGGTGGGCCCTGCCTGGGTGTGGGGACGGTGGAGGGGGTGCCGCAGACCAGCCCTGGGAGGGCACTCGGCACACACCGGGCACCGAGCCCTCTCGAGGCGTCTGCCCCTTGTTCCTGCTTTCTGCAAACGTCTCCCTCCAGCCCCCTCTCTTCACCCTGGAGCTGCTCCGGGCCAGGCCATGAGCCTCTCTCTCGCCCCATCCTCCTGCCCTCAAATGTCCAGAGGCCAGCGTGGGCATGCCGTGAGCATGCACCCTGCTCGGCCATCCTGGGTCCTCCTTTGCCATCTGGATTGAGTGCAGACCTCCAGGCCACAAAGCCCCTGTGTTCTGGTCCCTTCCACCCTCCTTCCCCCACTGCTGCAGCCGCTCAGATGCCTGCCAGCCCTCGAAATGGCATCTGCCTCTGTAactgccccaccccccaccttccTCTTGCTTGGGGCTGCCTGGGGTTAAGGAGTAGCTGCCTGGCCCCTCCAGGTCCTGGCTTCCAGGGAGTCTGGGGTCTGGTGTGGGGACTACAGCTGGTCTCAGGGTGACCACTGGCTTGGCCTCCAGGTTCTTAGGTGGACACTGGGGGGCTACTCTGGGCTGGCGCTGCAGGGGTAGCTCTAGGAGTGACGCTCCCGCCCCATGGGATGTGGGCAGTCCCAAGTTCAACACGAGGAGCTTCTGTTTACTCTCCAAAGGTGGAGAGGGGGCAGGGATGAGTGGGTCTGTGCAGGCGTTCTGAGGTCGGTGTCAGGTAATAAAGGACAGTGCTCAGTCGAGTGCCTGCCCCCCAACCTCACTGTGAAGTCAGGTCTTGGCCAAAGGTCCTGGCTGAGGGTCCGGTGAGGTTTTCGGGAAATGCACGCAGCCTGTCGGGGAGGCCCCAAAACCCTGGCTGGTGGGGCCCGGCCTGATACACAGGGTCTTTCTGGAGGCTTCCATCAGCAGGCCAGGGCGGGGCAGCTCTCTCCAGTCAGCCTTGGTAATGGTCAGGCTAGAAGATGAGGTCCCattcaccgcgcctggccacaggCACTGGGACTCCGGTGGGGCTGGGGGGACTCGGGCCCCGCCACGTCTTGGAAGATGGAGCAGCTGCCGCCCGGGTCTGACTCAGTCTGGCTCCCACACATCCTCCAGCACCGAGCTGGCCGTGCCCGAGTCGAGGGTCCAGGTGCCGATACAGCATCTGGCATCCTGCCCACGCCCCCTGCGCCCTGGGGAGGCCAACGCCGCCCGGCTTAGTTCCACATGCCGGTTCCGGAAGGGGCGAGGGCTGGGCAGGGTCAGCACAGGGCGGAGGCTCCAGCCGCCATCCCTCTTCCTCGTCCTGGGTGCAGGAGCCAGTCCACAGCAGCTACACTCAACCTCATCTGCCATTCAGCTGGGCCTCAGGGGGTCCTCGTGCTCCGTCTGGACCTTCCGGGGCCCAGCTGCTGCCCTGGGCCTGTGACGTCTGCCTCTGGGCACCTTCCCTACATCCCAGCCTCCCTGGTGGCCGGGTGCTAGCCTGAGGTTCTCAGGACCAGGACAGGCTCTACTCTCACCAAGCTCTCTCCAAGGGAAGGACCCCTCCCCTGAGCCGAGGAGCCCTGctggctggctgggcacaggCGAGAAGCCACTGAAGAGCAGGTGCAGAGCTGGCTCACTGCAGGGGAGCGGGAGGAGCAGGGGCAGGACGGGGCCTGCTGGCTCTGGGGTCGCGCCCGATGGGGACCTGGGAACCCAGAAGCTCTGCCGCTGTCTCCCACCCAGCCCAGTAGGACCTCCCCTACCCCATGTGCCAGGGAGAGCATTTGGCCCCTGAGGAGGGCTCATGGGGGCATCTTCCCACGTCCGTCCCTTCCTCAGGTCCTGCCCACGTCCCTCTGTTGCCTTGCTGCCTCCGTCACCCAGAGCCTGTCCCAGGCCCTGTACACCTGATGGCCAAGTGGTGTCATCTCCTCATTCCTGCCCCACCCTGTCTCACTGCCCCTTCCAGAACCTTCCTGCCAAGTCACATTTACATCAACAACTAGCCCACGCCAACCCCCCATCTGAGCCACATGGCTCCCACCGGGAGCGACGGTCACTTCTCACGGTCAGTGTAGTCTCCGGGGTCTTCTCCCAGGTAGAATTCCTTCGCGCACTTTCCGTGTTTTCTAAAACAAGAGCAGCCTTCCTTGAGAGGCGGGCCTGCGAGAGCTGGCACTGTTCTGAGGCGCGTGACTCGGTCTCCTGCCTCGGGGTGGCCCAGGAGGGGCTGAGGGCTGCCATCCCACCTTCCAGGGGAGCAGCTCAGACGGGTGGCCCTGAGCCCTGTGGTCAAAGCCTTCCTGGGGGACTCGGGGCTTGTGGGGAGCCATAGGCAGTGGGGAAGCCCAGGGAAAGTGCTTGGCTGCAGGATTCCGCCCTGGGCTCTCCAAGGGGAGGAGGGCGTGGGCAGGTGGAGACCTGGGAATGGGCTGGGCGGCCAGCAGAGCCCTCTCCTGTACAGGAGTCAGAGACCTTCAGGCTGCCGTTTTCCAAGATGTCTGACATGAAACAGACATGGGGGCACCTCCGTCCTTAGTGACAGTCCTGGTGACACAGGGTTCATGGATCTTCACGGCCCCTCTACCTGGAGACAGCAGGGCCCACTGTCCAGCCTGTGCCAGCCTTCAGAGCCTCTCCTCCCTGGGTCCTGGGCTGCAGCAGGGATGGGGGCTGGCCGTGCATGGGAAGGGTGTGTACTTTCTCTCACGCCAGGTTCTGGGCCCAGGCCTTGGGGGCTGCTGACTCTGAACCCCCTCCCCAGTGGGGCTGGCCAGCTTGCTGTGGTCCCTTAGCCACGGGTGATGCTGAGCGGGTGGTGGCGGCTCCCTGCATCTTCTCCCACCCTGGGGCCCTCGGGTCTGTGGCTGTGGGAACACGGGAGGCAGGCCCGGCTGAGGGCCCTGGGTTCTGAGCGCTGCTGGGACCCTCAGCTGGTGTGGAGGTCTCAGGAGGTAGACGCAGCTGGCCCCTGTTGGCGTGGTGAGGGGCCTCCTGCAGGCCTGGGTCccagtggaggaggaggagacctgACATGTCCTCCTGGCCCATGCTGCCTGTGGGGTGGGGGCGAGCCAGTCCCTGGAGCCCCAAGGCTCTGCTGTGGGCTGTTCCTACCCACCCCATCTGCCACCTTCCAGGCCAACTGGAAGCTGTTCCACGAGGACCCTGCGAGGCTGCCACCCCAGCCACAGAATGGCAGCTTCCTAACGGCCTGAAGAGAATACACGTTCATTGAAAACAAAcagcggccgggcgcggcggctcacgcagggagccccagcactttgggaggccgaggtgggcagatcacttgaggtcaggagttcgagaccagtctggccaacatggtaaaaccctgtatctactaaaaatacaagaattagctgggcctggtggtgtgcacctgtaatcccagctactcaggaggctgagacagaattgcttgaacctgggagccagaggccaCAATGAGCCAAGACGGAGCCACTGGGCTGCAGCCAGAGAGactccatcctcccctccctctgccaAATAAAAAACAGCCGTGGCGTCAGATGCTAAAAAATTTTACACAGAGATGGGGCTCTCCCTacctttcccaggctggtcttggacccctcggctcaagcaatcctcctgcctcagcttcccaaatcgCCAGGATGAGAGGTGTGAGCCCCAAGCCTGGCCTGCGCCAGAAGATTCTGTCTCTTCCACCCAGGGAATCCCCGAGGACAGCGGGAGGGCAGAGGGGAAGCAGGCTCTGAGCAGAGGGAGCCGGGTCCGGTCGGGCAATCGAGGAGCGGCCGGCCCTACAGTCCCCAACCACCCTCCCCTGCCACACGGGTGTCCCCAGCCGACACTGCCACCGGCGACCCTGCCTGAGACACGAGAGCTGATCAGGAGCCGTGGCTAGCCACTGGCCTGTGTCCCCGGTGTGAAGGGTAGGAGCCAGCATGGCCCAGGCAGTGTTGGCGACACCCATGGACCTCTGGGGAACCCGCTATGACTCATCAAGGCCAGGTTGGTGGGGCAGAGATGGAGGCCACCTGGGAGGCAGCCAGGGCCCAAGCCTGGCCGCACAGGTCGAGGGTCCGAGAAGCACCGCGTGTCAGGTACCCCAGATTCTGCAGGTTCTCCCCTTGGGAGTTTCCACCCAAACATGGCGCGTGGAAGCTGCCTCCGTCCAGGCGGCTGGCCTTGGCGGGGCTCCAAGAACCGGCTCTTCCTTAGCAAACAGGCCTGAAAACCCAGGGCAGAACTCCTTTTTGAAAACAAGTgggaacaaataaacaaactgaaaagaaTTCTGCTGAGACAGCAGGCACAGCACCGGGACGCGCCAGCCACCCCCAAAAGGCACGGGAAGGGAGGCGGGACCCCAGTGTGCAGGTCACCCCCAAAAGGCACGGGAAGGGAGGCGGGACCCAGCGTGCAGGCCACCCTGGGAAGGCACAGGAAGGGAGCGGGACCCGGGGTAGATGGGATTCTCCTTTAAGACCTGCTGCCTTGCCGGCGTGCTGGGCagttctcttctccctcccctctccctccctccctccctccctcctcatcAGCAAGTCAGCAACACTCTGGAGGCTGGCCCCCGTGGGCTCTGGGCCTGTCAGGCCAGAACCTGAGGTCCCTCCTATGTCTGCCATCCCTCTTGTCCCCAACGCCCCTTCTGCGTCCTGGCTGTCAGTCATGATGCCCACCTGTGTTAAGGGTGAAGCTGCTGTTCTTGACTGCACCATCACGGACACAGGGAAGCCAGTGCTGTGGCGGAGTTTCCAAATGAGCCTGGCTCACAGGGAGCCCCTAGGAGCCCATACCTAATGCCCCCACCTCACGAGGAGAGCATCCCCCACGCATGGCCAGGGGTGCGCTTTGGGACCTCGGCAGCCCCACGGAGGCGCCCCGGGCCCTTGCTGGGTCTGAGCGTCCTGTGGTGGACTCTcctccagggccaggtgcagcgggCAGGAGGCAGCCAGgtgggtctcagcctcccagcctctcTGAGCCGGGCTCCCTGTGCACAGCACATACTGTGAGGGTCACTGTGCCTTGCCAGGCAGCCCACTGGAGCCAGAGAACGTCCAGTTCACGGTGACAGCAAAGCCTGCCTCGGAAGAATCCGGTTTAGTTAACAGCAACCCTCAGGCTGCTGAGTACGCGCTGGCCCGGGCATCAACACGCGTCGGAGAGAGGGCTGGGGCCACTGAAGGACTCCCTGGGAAAAGTCCACGTGGTCCACTCGGTCCACACGGTCCACACGGTCACTTGGTCCACTCAGTCCAGTTGGTCTACACGGTCCACTCGGTCCACTCGGTCCACCTGGTCCACTGGGTCCACTCGGTCCACACGGTCCACACGGTCCACTCGGTCCAGTTGGTCCACACGGTCCACTCAGTCCACTCGGTTCACCTGGTCCACACGGTTCACTCGGTCCACTCGGTCCACACGGTCCACACGGTCCACTGGGTCCACTCGGTCCACACGGTCCACACGGTCCACTGGGTCCACTCGGTCCACACGGTCCATTTGGTCCACAGGGTCCACTCGGTCCACTCGGTCCATATGGTCCACACAGTCACTCAGTCCACTCGGTCCAGTTGGTCCACACGGTCCACTCAGTCCACTCGGTCCACTCGCTCCGCACGGTCCACTCGGTCCAGTCGGTCCACTCGGCCCACACGGTCACTAGGTCCACTCGGTCCAGTCGGTCCACACGGTCCACTCGGTCCACTCGGTCCACTCGGTGGGGCCTCGGAGTCTTGGCCGACAGCTGCCGTCCTTCTGGGTCGCCGCGGTGCAGTCGAAAGCAGGACGGGCTGCACTTGTTGGTAACAATTTCCTCCGCTAGTTCTGTAAAACTCGGCCGGATTTTTCCCGGACCTTCCACGCAATCGGAGGACTCGGGCGCCGCCACGTGGCCATCCTGGGAACGTCGGCGGCCCGGGCCGCACCCTCGGGAGGCGGATTCCGTGTGAATCAAATCCTTCGGGTGGTTGTTTCATTCTACTTTAATTAAGCTCTGGGGTTCCTGTGCAGAGCGCGCAGGCATGTTACATGGGTACACACGTGCGTGGTGGTTCGCTGCACCCATCGAcccgtcatctacgttaggtatttcccctaatgccgtccctccccacccccacccgccaCCCGCCACCCGCCACCCGCCACCCGCCACCCGCCACTCCTACCCCCGACAGTTTCCTCCCTGGTCCGGATTCAAGGTGACCGACTCCGCGGGAGCTGCCCGTGGGCTCAGCCTCCGTCTGCCCGCGCTCCAGCCCCGGGAGCTCCAGCCGCCTGCGGAGGTTGCACCTGTTTCTGATTCATCCCTGCGTTCCCCGCTCTTCGGTAGGGATCAGCCCCAGAGTTAGAGGATCCTGGACTGtcgtcccagcacttcgggattccgagcgggcagatcacctggggtccgGAAGCTGGCGAAGCCGCGTGCTCCCTGCCCGCCCTCTGCTGCGCGCCTCCtgcattgcagttttaatttgcatttttcctgATGAAGAACCATGTTAATtaagcatatgtatatatgcttaaatataaatgtttttaaatatataatattttatattacataataatatatacaatatataaaataaaacataaaataaataaataaataatacaaaatataaaaaatatataaaataaaaatgctttaaaaaatatatatatatgtatatattttgagacagagtctcatgcttattgcccaggctggagtcaatggcgcaatcttgactcactgaacctccacctcctgggttcaagtgattctcctgcctcagcctcccgagcagctggaattacaggcacccaccaccagcaaccctggctttttttttgttttgttttttggtatttttttagttgggttcaccatgttggccaggctggtctcgaactcctgacttcaggtgatccgcttaccttggcctcctaaagttctgggattacaggtgtgagccataccgtgcccggccagcattttaatattcttttgtgtgcctatgtgtgtgtagagatgggatcttgctattttgcccaggctggtctcaaattcctggcctcaagcaat
The sequence above is a segment of the Saimiri boliviensis isolate mSaiBol1 chromosome 2, mSaiBol1.pri, whole genome shotgun sequence genome. Coding sequences within it:
- the LOC104653445 gene encoding beta-lactoglobulin isoform X1, yielding MALETALLLLLALGLGLAGAQKALEEVPVQRGFDVHKVEGRWLTLQLAASRAELVSPSDPLRLALHSIRTSDSGDVDFVLFWKGEGACQEESITVHPTQLQGQYQGSFEGSSMHVRFVSTDYSNLILYVRFEDDEVTSLWVLLARRMLEDPTWLGRYLEYVEKFQLQRAPVFNIDGPSLLYRCGSETFSSKAKLHSQEKLEIIQISCLLNRAPSQPLPSAASQCTIQSVNKHLGRTCSGSLGFT
- the LOC104653445 gene encoding beta-lactoglobulin isoform X3, whose protein sequence is MALETALLLLLALGLGLAGAQKALEEVPVQRGFDVHKVEGRWLTLQLAASRAELVSPSDPLRLALHSIRTSDSGDVDFVLFWKGEGACQEESITVHPTQLQGQYQGSFEGSSMHVRFVSTDYSNLILYVRFEDDEVTSLWVLLARRMLEDPTWLGRYLEYVEKFQLQRAPVFNIDGPCAPPRA
- the LOC104653445 gene encoding beta-lactoglobulin isoform X2; amino-acid sequence: MALETALLLLLALGLGLAGAQKALEEVPVQRGFDVHKVEGRWLTLQLAASRAELVSPSDPLRLALHSIRTSDSGDVDFVLFWKGEGACQEESITVHPTQLQGQYQGSFEGSSMHVRFVSTDYSNLILYVRFEDDEVTSLWVLLARRMLEDPTWLGRYLEYVEKFQLQRAPVFNIDDVAQRRSVARPSCTARRSWKSSRSPAS